The following proteins are encoded in a genomic region of Amphiura filiformis chromosome 11, Afil_fr2py, whole genome shotgun sequence:
- the LOC140164450 gene encoding uncharacterized protein: MPRLKRGKKSIGKPKRRTKHNLKAAADCKAVIPEHAYAMPTCTSQYDLVQSPCGYSGQFGDCMCILHYDEMAAADEESHPPHHDSDGFHADEYFLVFDGSVVQYKPEDNVNHLTLQRLQEDTITHEAELNKLNFDVLKTTEQLHLIQCYEKPNINMKLSLSVDCNLIPTIKVHGKSLPSTHSAYKEISQTFIISDLMLLAKSVSEHSVCFGNPDGKYVSIFSDKGAAYLEGNCGANYSATIRSDNCELLVLAQNLRCVPCQKLRGAYRMKDKRTNEKTNNVNILSSSRPNCSMNRKELEEKQKLLKAKAKELELQNRRLRNRIQLEIEKQATELNAKETSDIYNLVTEYTPQVEKNFEADSFQRIFWDEQIKYNQLKNKCSMRWHPLIVKWSLLLKSKSSKAYQAMKDSGFINLPSERTLYDYTHYVPSKMGFVPETIAMLVKECQEKGIYNEPWKSYVGLLQDEIKVKSDLVYCPTTGELVGYVNLDSTSNQIMELQNGISNSESQLATSALVLMVKGASSDLKFPLAAFSTNSLDSTQLYTILWRAIELLEIEAGLKVLFITCDGAGQNRKFFDMHRSEHNNSSEPVNFCQNPYADDNRMLYFISDMPHLLKTARNCFANSHSHKKSRHLWNNGYNISWLHIVNLYEQHIENNMYTKSNLNRAHIDLTSYSQMKVNLAAQVLSSHVATHLEQEYGAEVTGTVEFIRHVNKFFDCVNSRNLYEGANKRNPNLDPYTDSNDERLTWLSDTFLKYFDTWRDSVKNRPGKFSKEQYAKMQLSQQTLDGFKITVRSIVACVRHLLKEGAPFVLTEVFNQDALEQHFGHYRHKGGANDNPTIDNVKHLITTLRVVGSSALAPLRGNTKRRKSDPNRDTVNSPLPRKKSRPYSI; this comes from the coding sequence ATGCCCAGGTTAAAGCGTGGAAAAAAATCAATAGGGAAGCCAAAACGTCGCACAAAACATAATTTGAAAGCTGCAGCTGATTGTAAAGCTGTCATTCCTGAACATGCATATgctatgcctacatgtacatcacAATATGATTTGGTTCAATCTCCCTGTGGATATTCTGGACAATTTGGTGATTGCATGTGTATATTGCATTATGATGAGATGGCAGCAGCAGATGAAGAATCCCATCCACCACACCATGACAGTGATGGCTTTCATGCAGATGAGTATTTTTTAGTCTTCGATGGTTCGGTTGTACAGTATAAACCTGAAGATAATGTTAATCATCTAACACTACAGCGACTTCAAGAAGATACCATCACACACGAGGCAGAACTCAACAAATTGAACTTTGATGTCCTGAAAACTACAGAGCAGTTGCATCTTATCCAGTGTTATGAAAAACCTAACATTAATATGAAACTCTCTCTCTCAGTTGATTGTAATCTCATACCTACAATCAAAGTTCATGGGAAAAGCTTGCCATCGACTCACAGCGCGTATAAGGAGATTTCTCAAACCTTCATCATTAGTGATCTTATGCTATTAGCAAAATCAGTTAGTGAACATTCTGTGTGTTTTGGAAACCCTGATGGCAAATATGTCTCCATATTTAGTGACAAGGGAGCTGCATACCTTGAAGGAAATTGTGGTGCAAATTATTCTGCCACAATCCGTTCTGACAATTGTGAATTATTAGTATTAGCTCAAAACTTGAGATGTGTACCGTGCCAAAAACTCAGAGGTGCGTATCGCATGAAGGATAAACGTACTAATGAGAAGACGAATAATGTGAACATTCTATCTTCGTCGCGCCCCAATTGCTCAATGAACAGAAAAGAACTGGAAGAAAAGCAGAAACTTCTGAAAGCGAAAGCAAAGGAACTTGAACTCCAAAATAGGCGCCTCAGAAATAGGATTCAGCTTGAAATTGAGAAACAAGCTACTGAACTGAATGCAAAAGAAACTTCTGATATTTACAATTTAGTGACGGAATACACACCCCAAGTAGAAAAGAACTTTGAGGCCGATTCTTTTCAGCGGATATTTTGGgatgaacaaataaaatacaaCCAACTTAAAAACAAATGTTCTATGCGTTGGCACCCGTTAATTGTAAAATGGTCTCTCTTGTTGAAATCGAAATCCTCAAAAGCGTACCAAGCAATGAAGGACTCTGGATTCATCAACCTTCCTAGTGAAAGGACACTGTATGATTACACCCATTACGTGCCTAGCAAAATGGGTTTTGTGCCTGAAACAATTGCCATGCTGGTAAAAGAGTGCCAAGAAAAGGGGATATATAATGAGCCTTGGAAGAGCTACGTAGGCTTACTGCAGGACGAAATAAAAGTAAAGAGTGACTTGGTTTATTGTCCTACAACTGGTGAACTTGTTGGCTATGTAAACCTTGATAGCACTAGCAATCAAATTATGGAGCTTCAAAATGGAATTTCAAATTCTGAAAGTCAGTTGGCAACAAGTGCCCTTGTCTTGATGGTTAAGGGTGCATCATCAGATCTCAAATTCCCGCTTGCAGCTTTCAGCACAAACAGCTTAGATTCTACACAGTTGTACACTATTTTATGGCGCGCAATAGAGTTGTTAGAGATAGAGGCTGGCTTAAAGGTGCTCTTTATTACTTGTGATGGAGCAGGTCAAAACCGCAAGTTCTTTGACATGCATCGTAGTGAACATAATAATTCAAGTGAGCCAGTCAACTTTTGTCAAAACCCATACGCTGATGACAACCGTATGCTGTATTTCATATCAGATATGCCACATCTGCTGAAAACTGCACGGAATTGTTTTGCAAATTCACACAGCCACAAAAAGAGCCGCCACTTGTGGAACAATGGATACAACATTTCATGGTTGCACATCGTCAATCTATATGAACAGCACATCGAGAACAACATGTATACAAAATCAAATCTGAACAGAGCGCACATCGACTTGACTTCATACAGTCAGATGAAAGTCAATTTGGCTGCCCAAGTCTTGAGCAGTCATGTTGCTACACACCTTGAACAAGAGTATGGTGCTGAAGTCACAGGGACTGTGGAATTTATTCGACATGTGAACAAATTTTTTGACTGTGTTAATTCTAGGAACTTGTATGAAGGAGCAAACAAAAGGAATCCAAACTTGGATCCATACACCGATTCCAACGATGAACGTCTGACATGGTTAAGCGATACTTTTTTGAAATACTTCGACACATGGAGAGATAGTGTAAAAAATAGGCCTGGCAAATTTTCAAAAGAACAATATGCAAAAATGCAGCTAAGTCAACAGACACTTGACGGCTTCAAAATTACTGTCAGATCGATAGTTGCTTGTGTCAGGCACCTTTTGAAGGAAGGTGCACCGTTTGTTTTAACGGAAGTGTTTAACCAGGACGCATTAGAGCAACATTTTGGACATTACCGCCACAAAGGAGGGGCAAATGATAACCCCACAATAGACAATGTTAAGCACCTCATCACAACATTAAGAGTTGTTGGCTCATCTGCACTTGCTCCTTTGAGAGGTAACACCAAGCGAAGGAAGTCGGATCCTAATAGAGATACTGTAAATTCTCCATTGCCGAGAAAAAAGTCAAGGCCATATTCcatctaa